The DNA window CGCCTGCGCCGCCATGGCGTCAGCCTGCCGGTCGCGCACGATCCGGACTGGCACGCGTGGCAGCGCTTCGGGATCGAGGCCTGGCCGACGGTGGTGGTGATCGATGCGGCGGGGATGATGGTCCAGCGCATTGCCGGGACGCCCGGCACCGGCGTCCTGGAACGTGCACTGGCCGCGGTTTGCGAGGACTTGGACGAGCCCTTGCAGGACACGCGCCCGCGCGAAACCCATCCCGAGCCGCGCCTGCCGCTGCTGTTCCCGACCGGGCTGGCGGTCACCGGGGATCGGCTCTATGTCGCCGACACCGGGCATCACCAGATCCTGGAGTGCACCCATGCCGGGCGCGTGCTGCGACGCTTCGGCAACGGCACGGCCGATGCACTGGATGGTGGCGCCGAAATCGCCAGCTTCTGCAGACCTAGCGGCATGTCGCTGCTGCGCGAGGCGCTGTACGTGGCCGATACCGGCAACCATCTGCTGCGCCGGATCGATCTGCGCAGCGGCACGGTGCACACCGTGCTCGGCAACGGACGTGCCGGCACGCCCGCCGAGGGGCGGCTGTCCAATGTGCACGATGTCTGCCTGCCGTCGCCGACCGCCCTGGTGGCGGGCAATAACCAGCTGCATATCGCGCTGGCCGGTGACAACCGCGTGTGGACCTGGAACCAGACCGACGGAGTGGGCGTGATGGAGTGCCGCGCCGGCTCGGGGCAACTGGGCCAGCGCGATGGCGCCGGTATCCTGGCCAGCTTCTCCCAGCCCACCGGCCTGGCGCTGGTCCAGCAGGCGCTCTACGTCTGCGACACGCTGGGCTCGGCCATTCGCGGCATCCAGTTGCGCGGTGACCTGACCCAGACCCTGGTCGGGCAGGGGCCGTGGGAGTTTGGCGATGCCGATGGTCAGCGTCACCAGGCCCGCCTGCAGGCGCCCGAAGCCATCGCGCTGGATCCCGATGCGCCGCTGCTGTGGATCGCCGACACCGGCAACGGCTGCATCCGCAGCCTGCGTCTGGGCGGCGGCGTGGTGAACAAGGTGCCGCTGGAGCGCGCATTGGCCGGTCCGGCGGGCGTGGCGGCGTTCGGCGGCAAGCTGTGGATCGCCGAGACCGATGCGCATGCGGTGCTGTGCCTGGACGTGGCCAGCGGCGTGTTGAGCCAGGTCCCGATCGAAGAATGAGCCGGAGCGCAGGGCGCAAACCCGAGGACGCGTTCGACGGCAAGGCCTTCGCGGCCGGGCTTGGCACCGTGCCGGGCGTGTATCGCATGTATGCGGCCGACGACACCCTGCTGTACGTCGGCAAGGCGCGGGCGCTGCGCAATCGCGTGGGCAGCTACTTCAACAACGCCCCACGCAACCCGCGCACCATCGCGATGATCGCCCAGATCGCGCGCATGGACGTCACGGTCACCCGCACCGAGGCCGAGGCGCTGCTGCTGGAAAACCAGCTGATCAAGTCGCTGACGCCGCGCTACAACGTGTCCTTGCGCGATGACAAGAGTTATCCGTATGTGCTGCTGACGCGCGAGGACTTCCCGCGCATCGCCCTGCACCGCGGGCCGCGTGCGATCCAGGGCCGCTACTTCGGTCCGTACGCCAGCGCCGGCGCGGTCCGCGACACGCTCAACCTGATGCAGAAGCTGTTCAAGCTGCGCAATTGCGAGGACAGCGTCTTTCGCAACCGTTCGCGGCCCTGCCTGCAGTACCAGATCGGTCGCTGCACCGCGCCCTGCGTGGACCTGGTGAGCGTGCAGGACTACCAGCAGTCGGTGCATCGCGCCTCGCTGTTCCTGGGCGGGCGCAGCGATGAGCTCAGCGACGAGCTGACCGCTGAAATGGAGCGGGCTGCCGAGAAGCTGGAGTTCGAGGAGGCCGCGCGCCTGCGCGACCTGCTCAAGCGCCTGCGCGGCATGCAGTCGCGCCAGTACGTGGATGGCCACGCCGCCGACCTGGATGCACTGGCGTGCGCGATGCAGGGCAGTACGGCCTGCGTGCTGCTGCTGGCCTTCCGCGACGGCCGCAACCTGGGCACGCGTGCCTTCTATCCGCGCACCAACGGCGAAGAGAGTGCCGAGGAGGTCCTGGCCGCGTTCGTGTCCCAGTACTACGCCGACCAGGTGCCGCCACGCGAACTGCTGCTGGATCGGGAGATCCCCGAGGCCGAGCTCATCGAGGCGGCCCTGTCCTCGGCGGCGGGGCGCAAGGTGCAGCTCAAATGGAACGTGCGCGGTGAGCGTGCCGGCTATCTCGACCTGGCCCGGCGCAATGCCGAGATCACCCTGGCCACGGAGATGACCAGCCGCAATGCGCAGGCCGCGCGCAGCCAGGCGCTGGCCGAGTTGCTTGGCCTGTCCGAGCCGGCCCAGCGCATCGAGTGCTTCGACATCAGCCACACCATGGGCGAGGCCACGGTGGCTTCGTGCGTGGTGTTCGACGACAAGGGCGCGGTGCGCTCGCAGTACCGCCGCTTCAACATCACCGGCATCGAACCGGGGGACGACTACGCGGCCATGCGCCAGGCCATCGAGCGCCGCTTCCGCCGCGCGATGGAGGAGGGCACCGTGCTCCCCGACGTGCTGCTCATCGATGGCGGCACCGGTCAGCTGCGCCAGGCACGCGAGGTACTGGCCGACCTGGGCGTAGATGGCATCGCGTTGGTAGGCGTGGCCAAGGGTGTTGAGCGGCGCGCAGGTCACGAGACCCTGATCCTGGACGACGGCCGCGAGGTAAACCCTGGCGCGGCGTCGCCAGCATTGCAGTTGGTGCAGCAGGTCCGCGACGAGGCGCATCGCTTTGCCATTACCGGCCACCGTGGCAAACGCCAGAAGGCGCGCACCACCAGTAAGCTGGAAGACATCGCCGGCATCGGTCCGCGCCGACGCGCCAGCCTGCTCAAGCATTTCGGCGGACTGGCCGGGCTCAAGGGCGCCGGCGTGGAAGAGATCGCACGGGTGGACGGCGTCAATCATGCCCTGGCCGAACGCATCTACGCTAACCTGCACGGGCTGCCCGAACCGGCGACTCCCTCCGCGCCTGGCCCAGATCGCACATGAAGTTGACTGTACCCACCTGGCTGACACTGCTGCGGATCCTGCTGATCCCGGTGCTGGTCGTGGTGTTCTACCTGCCGTATCGCTGGGCGAGCATCGCCGCGGTGATCATCTTTACCACCGCCGCGGTGACCGACTGGCTGGATGGCTGGATCGCGCGTCGCTGGCACCAGTACTCGGCGTTCGGGGCCTTCCTCGATCCGGTCGCCGACAAGCTGATGGTGGCCGTGTCGTTGTTCCTGATCGTGCAGGGGCATCCCACCCCGT is part of the Pseudoxanthomonas sp. JBR18 genome and encodes:
- the uvrC gene encoding excinuclease ABC subunit UvrC, with translation MSRSAGRKPEDAFDGKAFAAGLGTVPGVYRMYAADDTLLYVGKARALRNRVGSYFNNAPRNPRTIAMIAQIARMDVTVTRTEAEALLLENQLIKSLTPRYNVSLRDDKSYPYVLLTREDFPRIALHRGPRAIQGRYFGPYASAGAVRDTLNLMQKLFKLRNCEDSVFRNRSRPCLQYQIGRCTAPCVDLVSVQDYQQSVHRASLFLGGRSDELSDELTAEMERAAEKLEFEEAARLRDLLKRLRGMQSRQYVDGHAADLDALACAMQGSTACVLLLAFRDGRNLGTRAFYPRTNGEESAEEVLAAFVSQYYADQVPPRELLLDREIPEAELIEAALSSAAGRKVQLKWNVRGERAGYLDLARRNAEITLATEMTSRNAQAARSQALAELLGLSEPAQRIECFDISHTMGEATVASCVVFDDKGAVRSQYRRFNITGIEPGDDYAAMRQAIERRFRRAMEEGTVLPDVLLIDGGTGQLRQAREVLADLGVDGIALVGVAKGVERRAGHETLILDDGREVNPGAASPALQLVQQVRDEAHRFAITGHRGKRQKARTTSKLEDIAGIGPRRRASLLKHFGGLAGLKGAGVEEIARVDGVNHALAERIYANLHGLPEPATPSAPGPDRT
- a CDS encoding redoxin domain-containing protein, which codes for MTPIHAPDFPHDLKWLNAAPTAIQSLRGSAVALAFIDPASTWCMQRLANLATLQRRFGARLQVRVIAVPRFDAHRRPEVVLKRLRRHGVSLPVAHDPDWHAWQRFGIEAWPTVVVIDAAGMMVQRIAGTPGTGVLERALAAVCEDLDEPLQDTRPRETHPEPRLPLLFPTGLAVTGDRLYVADTGHHQILECTHAGRVLRRFGNGTADALDGGAEIASFCRPSGMSLLREALYVADTGNHLLRRIDLRSGTVHTVLGNGRAGTPAEGRLSNVHDVCLPSPTALVAGNNQLHIALAGDNRVWTWNQTDGVGVMECRAGSGQLGQRDGAGILASFSQPTGLALVQQALYVCDTLGSAIRGIQLRGDLTQTLVGQGPWEFGDADGQRHQARLQAPEAIALDPDAPLLWIADTGNGCIRSLRLGGGVVNKVPLERALAGPAGVAAFGGKLWIAETDAHAVLCLDVASGVLSQVPIEE